From Novipirellula artificiosorum, the proteins below share one genomic window:
- a CDS encoding sulfatase family protein, with protein sequence MKNWLLASILAMTPLSISGFSAAAQPNILWIVGENLKLDLGCYGARNVQTPVLDRLAERGMRYTHVFSTSPVCAPSRSAFFVGMYQTTTDTHNMRSHRDDGYRLPEGVRPITHRLKQAGYFTANIKTVGDQEVGSGKLDLNFVNEGPLYDSNRWEDLKEHQPFFAQVNTLEAEYDIYDRQTWQQPRVEWKGERTHEQIATEDNVTPPPYYPDHPLVRKEWARYLNSISGMDKTIGRILDQLAEDGLADNTVILFFGDNGRIEPRGIHWCYDTGLHVPMIVYWPKDFPAPANYKPGTVSNQVISLIDVTPTTLGFAGIDRPLGMQGRAFLGDAVGPERQYAFSARDRIDETVNRIRSVRGKRYHYIRNYYPDRHFTSLNRYKEKCFPIKPLMRELMAAGKLQGPAAELMSPRVAEEQLFDTVHDPHEIHNLADSPKPEHRETLLRMRAALAVWIVETQDQGEFPEPQQVVAPFEKEMHDWFGTPDWFVPQQDP encoded by the coding sequence ATGAAAAATTGGCTGCTTGCGTCCATTCTGGCAATGACGCCCCTTTCGATTTCCGGTTTTTCCGCCGCTGCTCAGCCGAATATCCTTTGGATTGTCGGCGAGAACCTGAAGCTCGATTTGGGCTGCTATGGCGCCAGGAATGTCCAAACGCCGGTGCTCGATCGCCTGGCGGAAAGGGGAATGCGGTACACGCATGTGTTTTCCACCTCACCGGTTTGTGCGCCTAGCCGCAGCGCGTTCTTTGTCGGTATGTATCAAACGACGACCGACACCCACAACATGCGGTCACATCGCGATGATGGATATCGATTGCCGGAAGGAGTGCGTCCAATCACGCACCGCCTGAAGCAGGCGGGGTATTTCACGGCAAACATCAAGACGGTGGGAGACCAGGAAGTAGGCTCTGGGAAGTTGGACTTGAACTTTGTCAACGAAGGGCCGCTCTACGATTCGAACCGATGGGAAGATCTGAAGGAGCACCAACCGTTCTTCGCTCAGGTGAATACTCTCGAGGCCGAGTACGACATCTATGATCGTCAGACATGGCAGCAGCCTCGCGTCGAATGGAAGGGTGAGCGAACGCACGAGCAGATCGCCACGGAAGACAACGTGACACCGCCACCCTATTACCCTGACCATCCGCTGGTGAGGAAGGAGTGGGCACGCTACTTGAACTCCATTTCGGGAATGGACAAGACCATTGGACGAATCTTGGACCAGTTAGCCGAGGATGGACTGGCGGACAACACGGTGATCCTGTTCTTTGGAGACAACGGCCGCATCGAACCTCGTGGCATTCACTGGTGCTACGACACGGGCTTGCATGTGCCGATGATCGTGTATTGGCCCAAAGACTTTCCGGCACCCGCAAACTACAAACCTGGGACGGTTAGCAATCAAGTCATCAGTCTGATTGACGTGACCCCGACGACGCTTGGCTTTGCGGGTATCGACCGTCCGCTGGGAATGCAGGGGCGTGCTTTCCTGGGTGACGCGGTTGGTCCCGAACGGCAGTATGCTTTTTCAGCACGTGACCGTATCGACGAAACAGTGAACCGGATCCGTAGCGTGCGAGGCAAGCGTTACCACTACATCCGCAACTACTATCCCGATCGCCACTTTACATCATTGAACCGCTACAAAGAGAAATGTTTTCCGATCAAGCCGTTGATGCGTGAGCTGATGGCGGCGGGGAAATTGCAAGGGCCCGCAGCGGAGTTGATGTCGCCGCGCGTTGCAGAAGAGCAGCTTTTTGACACGGTCCATGATCCTCATGAAATTCACAACTTAGCCGATTCGCCGAAGCCGGAACATCGAGAGACGCTGCTTCGGATGAGGGCCGCACTGGCGGTGTGGATCGTCGAAACTCAGGACCAGGGCGAGTTTCCAGAACCGCAACAGGTGGTCGCTCCGTTTGAAAAAGAAATGCATGACTGGTTCGGCACACCTGATTGGTTTGTGCCACAGCAGGATCCCTAA
- a CDS encoding alpha/beta hydrolase gives MNRQRIRQLLFVVCAISGIAFAGTVWFVAGALVAPSNHAVGPPPSGYRIESTTIPSGSGSSLAAWFVPCENATATVILLHPIRGDRRSMLGRAMLLHDVGYATLLIDLQGHGESLGDNITAGYRERLDAVAAVAFARSRNPNHRIGLIGCSLGGAAALLASPLDLDALVLESVYPTISEAVHNRVSMRLGALSYFLTPALLVQLNPRLGVLPSQLRPIDHIENAGCPILVAGGDCDAHTTLSETQRLFDAAREPKQLVVFEGVAHNDLLTANREKYQEIVAFLNAHLRIKGMEHKRTQ, from the coding sequence ATGAATCGGCAACGAATCCGACAACTGCTGTTTGTCGTTTGTGCGATTTCAGGGATAGCGTTCGCTGGCACGGTATGGTTCGTCGCCGGTGCTCTCGTTGCGCCTTCGAATCACGCGGTCGGGCCTCCTCCCAGTGGGTATCGAATCGAATCCACGACCATTCCTTCCGGTTCTGGTTCGTCACTAGCGGCTTGGTTCGTTCCTTGTGAAAACGCGACGGCTACAGTGATATTGCTTCACCCTATTCGTGGCGACCGACGGTCAATGTTGGGCCGTGCCATGTTGCTCCACGACGTCGGCTACGCGACGCTACTGATTGACCTCCAGGGACATGGTGAGTCTCTCGGCGACAACATTACCGCAGGATATCGCGAACGGCTCGATGCAGTGGCGGCAGTGGCGTTTGCGCGTAGCAGGAATCCAAATCACCGAATTGGTCTGATTGGGTGTTCTCTTGGTGGCGCTGCGGCTCTCTTGGCATCTCCCCTCGATCTTGACGCCTTAGTCCTGGAGTCGGTCTATCCAACGATTAGCGAGGCAGTGCACAACCGTGTGTCGATGCGGCTGGGTGCGTTAAGCTATTTCCTTACTCCCGCTCTGCTTGTTCAGTTGAACCCTCGGCTGGGTGTTTTGCCGTCGCAACTGCGCCCCATTGATCATATTGAGAATGCGGGGTGTCCAATTCTCGTTGCCGGTGGAGACTGTGACGCTCACACGACACTGTCAGAAACTCAACGGCTTTTCGATGCTGCCCGTGAACCGAAACAGCTTGTCGTCTTCGAGGGTGTGGCTCACAATGATTTGCTGACGGCCAACCGTGAAAAATACCAAGAGATCGTTGCATTCCTAAATGCACACTTGAGGATCAAAGGCATGGAACACAAACGCACGCAATAG